One part of the uncultured Bacteroides sp. genome encodes these proteins:
- a CDS encoding porin family protein: protein MISNKIMNKYIISLLFAALSVPASAQLGAQRNNLSVGFNAGVNYNNVSFNPTIKQKGYMAYVGGFTARYLSEKYFAITCGTQVELNFSQRGWEEMIEDNTNTYSRTMNYIEMPFLAHLGFGKEQGTQFFINMGPQVAFLLSEKENFSSDWDASNRPNKVNYQYNKMADNKIDYGIVGGAGFDINSKIGHFLLEGRYYMGLGDFFKNDNSNVNNFDKSSHNTISVRLTYLFDLTK, encoded by the coding sequence ATGATTTCGAATAAGATCATGAATAAATACATTATATCACTACTATTTGCGGCTTTATCAGTTCCAGCATCAGCTCAGTTGGGAGCACAAAGAAATAATTTATCTGTTGGGTTCAATGCCGGTGTTAATTACAATAACGTATCATTCAATCCTACTATCAAACAAAAAGGATATATGGCCTACGTAGGAGGATTTACAGCGCGTTATCTTTCAGAGAAGTACTTTGCGATTACCTGTGGTACTCAAGTAGAACTAAACTTCTCTCAACGCGGTTGGGAAGAAATGATTGAAGATAACACAAACACTTATAGCCGCACTATGAACTATATTGAGATGCCATTTCTTGCTCATCTGGGATTTGGGAAAGAACAAGGCACACAGTTCTTTATCAATATGGGACCACAGGTGGCTTTTCTGTTAAGCGAAAAAGAGAATTTCAGCAGTGACTGGGATGCAAGTAACCGCCCAAACAAGGTTAATTACCAATATAACAAAATGGCTGATAACAAGATTGACTACGGTATTGTTGGAGGAGCCGGTTTTGATATAAATTCAAAAATAGGGCATTTCTTACTGGAAGGACGTTATTACATGGGATTGGGCGATTTCTTTAAGAATGATAATTCGAACGTGAATAACTTCGACAAATCATCACACAACACCATCTCCGTAAGACTGACTTACTTATTTGATCTTACGAAATAA
- a CDS encoding DUF4293 domain-containing protein, translating to MIQRIQSIYLLLVTALLTSNIFLPIASFVDSKGVTYPLTPLHVAFPEAGLNYTPWGQLALLILGALIAFATIFLYKNRKLQIRMSVFNLLIMAGFYSVVLVSVIFLKNSSKAELSPSFGLCLPLIAMILNYLAIRSIRKDDEMVRAADRIR from the coding sequence ATGATACAACGCATTCAAAGTATTTATTTATTGCTTGTAACAGCTTTGCTGACATCAAACATCTTCTTACCGATTGCTTCTTTTGTTGATAGTAAAGGAGTGACCTATCCGCTTACTCCGTTGCATGTTGCTTTTCCTGAAGCAGGGTTAAACTATACTCCCTGGGGACAATTGGCATTACTTATTCTGGGTGCATTAATTGCATTTGCTACTATCTTCTTATACAAGAACAGAAAGCTTCAGATAAGAATGAGTGTTTTTAACCTGCTTATTATGGCTGGCTTTTATAGTGTAGTTCTAGTATCTGTGATTTTCTTAAAGAATAGTAGTAAAGCTGAACTTAGTCCGTCGTTTGGTCTTTGTTTGCCTCTAATAGCTATGATTCTTAATTATCTTGCAATACGTTCCATTCGTAAAGATGATGAGATGGTAAGAGCTGCAGATAGAATCAGATAA
- a CDS encoding DNA-directed RNA polymerase subunit omega produces the protein MDYKKTNAPTNTITRDMMDLCSDTGNVYETVSIIGKRANQISVEIKSDLSKKLQEFASYTDNMEEVFENREQIEISRYYEKLPKPDLIAAQEYLEGKVYYRNPSKEKDKLQ, from the coding sequence ATGGATTACAAAAAAACAAATGCTCCAACAAATACCATTACACGTGACATGATGGATCTGTGTTCCGATACTGGTAATGTTTATGAAACAGTTTCTATTATTGGCAAACGTGCCAATCAGATTAGTGTAGAGATTAAAAGCGATCTTTCTAAGAAATTGCAGGAGTTTGCTTCATATACAGATAATATGGAGGAAGTATTTGAGAATAGAGAGCAGATTGAAATCTCTCGATATTATGAAAAATTACCTAAGCCTGATTTAATTGCAGCTCAGGAATACCTTGAAGGTAAGGTTTATTACAGAAATCCATCAAAGGAAAAAGATAAATTGCAATAA